CGTGACAGGTGGTGCATTTCTCGATGGCCTGGCCTTCGGCGTAGGGAACCTGCTTGCCGTCCGGACCCTTTCCGTGATGGCATTCGCCGCAGGTGGTCTTTCCCTGGTGGGCCTTGTGGTTGAAGGTCACGGGCTCCTTCTTTCCAGCCGGTCCCTTGAGCTCTATGGTCTCAGGGCCGGTTCCAGCTGCAAGACAGGTGGATGCAAATCCAAATGCGAGCGATGCGACAACTGCGGCGATCCTTTTCATCCTGACGTTCCTCCTTGATGGGTGAAGTATTAAATGTGGGGCAAAATGAATTTTTAAATAAATACCATAAACGGGATTGGGCATCTCGTCAATATCCTGAAGTCTTGAGATATGCATTCAACCATTTGATTTTATAAAAAATAATAAAATATGTCTGCTGGGTATGTGTGTTTGTGGATGGAGACGTCCATAGGGGGGCTC
The genomic region above belongs to Deltaproteobacteria bacterium and contains:
- a CDS encoding cytochrome c3 family protein, with translation MKRIAAVVASLAFGFASTCLAAGTGPETIELKGPAGKKEPVTFNHKAHQGKTTCGECHHGKGPDGKQVPYAEGQAIEKCTTCHELGKPSDNMHKNCLECHKAKGGPTKCTECHKK